In one window of Bemisia tabaci chromosome 6, PGI_BMITA_v3 DNA:
- the LOC109041994 gene encoding uncharacterized protein, which produces MRVGTIQTFVVLATALFAVRLHGAQRRIRTLIQTHAKVDPCKFSIPQSEKVGDWKCRNAFSLLDRLPPEEIPIPCQKLMRREDGGPHCRDSPEGMKKCSVKGGVLFLQRLLQPEMWELGERDQFVTFSYCIMFLRHREPDVPLSRTTDLVQNYLYPSSGGIVHRTVTRTGKQLEKIHSRALQATEGMK; this is translated from the exons ATGAGAGTGGGAACGATACAAACGTTCGTAGTTCTAGCAACTGCTTTATTTGCAGTCCGACTACAT GGAGCACAACGTCGCATTCGGACTTTGATCCAAACGCATGCAAAAGTGGATCCATGTAAATTTTCTATTCCGCAATCAGAAAAAGTCGGGGATTGGAAATGCCGAAATGCCTTCAGTCTACTGGACCGACTGCCCCCGGAAGAAATCCCCATCCCCTGTCAGAAACTCATGCGACGCGAAGACGGCGGTCCACATTGTCGCGATTCACCCGAGGGGATGAAGAAGTGCAGTGTCAAAGGCGGCGTGCTTTTCCTCCAAAGACTCCTCCAGCCGGAAATGTGGGAACTTGGCGAGAGAGACCAATTCGTGACTTTCTCCTACTGTATTATGTTTTTGAGACACCGTGAACCTGACGTCCCTCTCTCAAGGACGACTGATCTTGTTCAGAATTA TTTGTACCCTTCATCTGGTGGAATCGTTCATAGAACCGTAACAAGAACAGGAAAGCAGTTAGAAAAGATCCATTCAAGAGCACTTCAGGCAACAGAAGGAATGAAATGA